A stretch of the Gracilinanus agilis isolate LMUSP501 chromosome 4, AgileGrace, whole genome shotgun sequence genome encodes the following:
- the LOC123246271 gene encoding olfactory receptor 2AJ1-like, translating to MKGKVNQTTDFILLGLFPEIKHLAVLIFIIFLIYMIAVTGNAVLIFLILADSRLHTPMYFLLSHLSLIDLALISTVVPNMVTSFFSGRKNILQTGCGTQIFFTLTLVISECLLLTFMSYDCYVAICNPLRYSVIMSHTVCMKMVIGSWVGGTLTSLVHTAYAMGFPICGSREILHFFCEVMALLKLTCEDTSAYEKSVVISSFLVVFIPLSLILLSYIFIFLTVFRMNSPEGRNKALATCSSHLSVVSLYFGPAILIYMRPGSSQTPKLNQALFLFDSILTPMLNPIIYSLRNKDILAAISKILRNMFTSGKIQRFLGCIT from the exons ATGAAGGGCAAAGTGAACCAGACAACAGATTTCATCCTCCTGGGACTTTTTCCTGAGATCAAACATCTTGCTGTTCTTATCTTCATCATCTTCCTGATCTACATGATTGCTGTTACAGGAAATGCTGTGCTGATTTTCCTCATCTTGGCTGATTCCCGGCTCCACACTCCTATGTACTTCTTACTGAGCCACCTCTCCCTCATTGATTTGGCTTTGATCTCCACAGTTGTCCCCAACATGGTTACCAGTTTTTTCtcaggaaggaaaaatattttacaaactgGATGTGGAACCCAAATTTTCTTCACTTTAACTCTAGTAATTTCTGAGTGTCTTCTGCTGACCTTTATGTCCTATGACTGCTATGTGGCCATCTGTAATCCCCTTCGTTACTCAGTCATCATGAGTCACACTGTCTGTATGAAGATGGTCATTGGGTCCTGGGTGGGGGGAACACTCACTTCCTTAGTCCATACAGCCTATGCTATGGGTTTTCCCATCTGTGGCTCCAGAGAGATTCTTCATTTCTTCTGTGAGGTTATGGCCCTACTAAAACTTACTTGTGAGGACACTTCGGCCTATGAGAAATCAGTGGTAATCTCAAGCTTTCTGGTAGTTTTTATCCCTTTGAGTCTCATTTTGCTTTCCTATATATTCATCTTCCTCACTGTCTTCCGTATGAATTC CCCTGAAGGGAGGAACAAAGCCCTAGCCACCTGTTCTTCCCATCTTAGTGTGGTAAGTCTCTATTTTGGTCCAGCTATTTTAATTTACATGAGGCCAGGCTCTTCCCAGACTCCTAAATTGAACCAGGCTCTGTTTTTGTTTGATTCCATTCTAACTCCCATGCTGAATCCCATTATCTATAGCTTAAGGAATAAAGATAT